In Brachyspira hampsonii, the following are encoded in one genomic region:
- a CDS encoding tetratricopeptide repeat protein has protein sequence MKINKILFIIFTIYISAYSRDILQYHTVMSDRNANITLESITVNTNKNNLATNAQYDLNKELDKVRKFMQDGNFFDAINLCNSLENNYRDYYEIYYLRGLSYYRRADLYYASLDFKKLLSLYIEEKDHNIVYGMIFDFFDTINEYEETLRLCITAYKATNNPHWLFLAGNSALKNGDVKSADYYFNACVKQNNSYANEGFGDINYLNKQYDSAINNYRKVRYSNNEEKIRIQTKISNAAVKRELYSWDKSFSSRNYTNAINILNNISSYSSDYPEITVALAKTYFALEDYNNAKSILLKLISSVRDFDEAYAILAQIYLYEQNEAGAIKILETGLEYTYNKPRLYETFASMLYDLGYSYYPDRIISQILNLYNISDENKIDYSRSLIRQKKYDEAYKLLKSVSSYKDIVDGLLNNIEYNKILDKAELLKQKKYYVDIMQLLSKYKFVGNEEQIRIGYIADAYNNLGSIDEAINILKENFNSNTISVNNVLLLRKMLGIRASNNDTSVYQKERDAIDIKATEYWEEELKLHLNLVTDRIFEFIRFNQFNEALAYISDLRNKNYDVAYIKHIESLTYGLYAAYLYDNKRYEEASETAALAVRRNRSNYDAIAVQNEMYIDSYLSSIGYYNNISAYVSLSSIMKEVLRISPAYIENRIRLAEAYIYEYNIEGFNIVNRITEYINVNGGKDLLLGSVYNRAYLYEYSILCYDRAAKYIDINPLYAAESAVNIDNYNPSSEELQKLISANVNNPDKLYAASKIYTKIGNYSEALNIINNALSFDSKNIDYIYQRAYINELMGNTKSALSDYEDIMKMKKNYAAANYRAALIYLNNLKNDMDAETYALNYLALLPDDYSGYKLLADIYKFRAEKYIDGNTTNLLKEALNNYQTALSKAVWGRDLENRNIILKEIDYVQNKIIE, from the coding sequence ATGAAAATAAATAAAATTTTATTTATAATTTTTACTATATATATTTCGGCATATTCTAGAGATATTTTACAATATCATACTGTAATGAGTGATAGAAATGCAAATATAACTTTGGAAAGTATAACTGTAAATACAAATAAAAATAATTTAGCAACAAATGCTCAATATGATTTAAATAAAGAATTAGATAAAGTTAGAAAATTTATGCAAGACGGTAATTTTTTTGATGCAATTAATTTGTGTAATTCTTTAGAAAATAATTATAGAGATTATTATGAAATATATTATCTTAGAGGGCTTTCATATTATAGAAGGGCTGATCTTTATTATGCTTCTTTAGATTTTAAAAAACTTTTATCTCTATACATAGAAGAAAAAGATCATAATATAGTTTATGGTATGATATTTGATTTTTTTGATACTATTAATGAATATGAGGAAACTTTAAGATTATGTATTACTGCATATAAAGCAACTAATAATCCTCATTGGCTTTTTTTAGCTGGTAATTCTGCTTTAAAAAATGGAGATGTTAAGAGTGCTGATTATTATTTCAATGCTTGTGTAAAGCAAAATAATTCGTATGCAAATGAAGGATTTGGAGATATAAATTATTTGAATAAACAGTATGACAGTGCAATAAATAATTATAGAAAGGTGAGATATTCTAATAATGAAGAAAAGATTAGAATTCAGACAAAAATAAGTAATGCTGCTGTGAAAAGAGAACTATATTCCTGGGATAAAAGTTTTTCATCTCGAAATTATACAAATGCAATAAATATATTAAATAATATATCTTCATATTCTTCTGATTATCCGGAAATAACAGTTGCTTTGGCTAAAACATATTTTGCTTTGGAAGATTATAATAATGCAAAAAGTATATTATTAAAACTTATTTCATCTGTAAGGGATTTTGATGAAGCTTATGCTATATTAGCTCAAATATATTTATATGAACAAAATGAAGCTGGGGCTATAAAAATATTAGAAACAGGTTTAGAATATACATATAATAAACCTAGATTATATGAGACATTTGCATCTATGTTATATGATTTAGGCTATAGTTATTATCCGGATAGAATAATATCTCAGATTCTTAATTTATATAATATTTCTGATGAAAATAAGATTGATTATAGTAGAAGTTTGATAAGACAAAAAAAATATGATGAGGCTTACAAATTATTAAAATCCGTATCATCTTATAAAGATATAGTAGACGGTTTGTTAAATAATATAGAATATAATAAAATATTAGATAAGGCAGAGTTGCTAAAGCAGAAAAAGTATTATGTTGATATAATGCAGCTGCTTTCCAAATATAAATTTGTAGGAAATGAAGAACAGATTAGAATAGGTTATATTGCTGATGCTTATAATAATTTAGGTTCTATAGATGAAGCTATCAATATATTAAAAGAAAATTTTAATTCAAATACAATAAGTGTTAATAATGTTCTTCTACTTAGAAAGATGTTAGGTATTAGAGCTTCAAATAATGATACATCTGTTTATCAAAAGGAGAGAGATGCTATAGATATAAAAGCTACTGAATATTGGGAAGAGGAATTAAAATTACATTTGAATTTGGTTACAGATAGAATATTTGAATTTATTAGATTTAATCAATTTAATGAGGCTTTAGCTTATATATCTGATTTGAGAAATAAAAATTATGATGTTGCTTATATAAAACATATTGAGTCATTAACTTATGGGCTTTATGCTGCATATTTATATGATAATAAGAGATATGAAGAAGCATCTGAAACTGCTGCTTTGGCTGTAAGAAGAAATAGAAGCAATTATGATGCTATTGCTGTTCAAAATGAAATGTATATAGATTCTTATTTAAGTTCTATTGGATATTATAATAATATAAGTGCTTATGTCAGTTTATCTTCTATTATGAAAGAGGTTTTGAGAATTTCTCCTGCTTATATAGAAAATAGAATAAGACTTGCCGAGGCATATATATATGAATATAATATAGAAGGATTTAACATCGTTAATAGAATTACTGAATATATTAATGTTAATGGCGGAAAAGATTTATTGTTGGGCAGTGTATATAATAGAGCTTATTTATATGAATATTCCATTCTATGTTATGATAGGGCAGCTAAATATATTGATATTAATCCTCTATATGCAGCCGAAAGTGCTGTTAATATAGATAATTATAATCCTTCTTCTGAGGAGCTTCAAAAGTTAATAAGTGCAAATGTTAATAATCCTGATAAACTTTATGCTGCTTCAAAGATTTATACCAAAATTGGTAATTATAGTGAAGCTTTAAATATAATTAATAATGCTTTATCATTTGATAGCAAGAATATTGATTATATTTATCAAAGAGCATATATAAATGAACTTATGGGTAATACTAAATCAGCATTATCAGATTATGAAGATATAATGAAAATGAAAAAGAATTATGCTGCTGCTAATTACAGAGCTGCTTTGATTTATCTTAACAATTTAAAAAATGATATGGATGCTGAAACTTATGCTTTAAATTATTTAGCTTTACTCCCTGATGATTACAGCGGATATAAACTTTTAGCGGATATTTATAAATTTAGGGCAGAAAAATATATAGATGGAAATACAACAAATTTACTTAAAGAGGCTTTGAATAACTATCAAACTGCTTTAAGTAAAGCTGTATGGGGAAGAGACTTAGAAAATAGAAATATAATATTAAAAGAAATTGATTATGTTCAAAATAAAATAATAGAGTAA
- a CDS encoding pyridoxamine kinase produces the protein MNNNFNVLILNDLCSYGKASLTVNIPILSHFGIKVSPLVSVILSNHTAFESFCAFDLTEQLEKIVEELKLRKPNFDAFYVGWVASGKQPDIVVDIIKSFNIGTILIDPILGDNGKLYPSMSNDHVDAMKELIKYADIATPNITELAILLGKDPSIKYNEEEVKDMAIELSKIGPKTVIVTSVSKDDNIGSLCYKNNNIITSYYPKIDIMIPGTGDAFGASLLAYILKGDTIENALKKSTKFIYNCVEASIKDNDERVYGIAIEKRLNLL, from the coding sequence ATGAATAATAACTTTAATGTACTGATTCTAAATGATTTATGCTCCTATGGTAAGGCATCTTTAACAGTCAATATACCCATATTATCTCATTTTGGTATCAAAGTTTCACCTCTTGTCAGTGTTATACTTTCAAATCATACCGCTTTTGAGTCTTTCTGTGCTTTTGATTTAACTGAACAATTAGAAAAAATTGTAGAAGAGTTAAAATTAAGAAAACCTAATTTTGATGCTTTTTATGTAGGATGGGTAGCTTCTGGTAAACAGCCTGATATTGTTGTAGATATAATAAAGAGTTTTAATATTGGAACTATTCTTATAGATCCGATACTTGGTGATAATGGTAAGCTATACCCTTCAATGTCTAATGATCATGTAGATGCTATGAAAGAATTAATAAAATATGCTGATATAGCAACACCCAATATTACAGAATTGGCTATATTATTAGGAAAAGATCCTTCTATAAAATATAATGAAGAAGAAGTTAAAGACATGGCAATAGAACTCTCTAAAATTGGTCCGAAAACAGTAATCGTTACAAGTGTTTCAAAAGATGATAATATAGGAAGTCTATGCTATAAAAATAATAATATAATAACTAGCTATTATCCTAAAATAGATATAATGATACCGGGTACAGGAGATGCTTTCGGAGCTTCATTATTAGCATATATATTAAAAGGTGATACTATAGAAAATGCTTTGAAAAAGTCAACAAAGTTTATATATAATTGTGTTGAAGCTTCCATAAAAGATAATGATGAACGAGTTTATGGAATAGCAATAGAAAAAAGACTTAATTTACTTTAA